The Streptomyces sp. NBC_01197 genome window below encodes:
- a CDS encoding gamma-aminobutyraldehyde dehydrogenase, whose translation MTTELRRLRNYINGEFRDAADGRTIDVVNPATGEVYATSPLSGQADVDAAMEAAAAAFPAWRDTTPSERQRVLLKIADAFEERAEDLIAAESENTGKPLGLTRSEEIPPMVDQIRFFAGAARLLEGRSAGEYMEGLTSIVRREPVGVCAQVAPWNYPMMMAVWKFAPALAAGNTVVLKPSDTTPASTVLMAEIIGAVAPKGVFNVVCGDRDTGRTMVEHNVPAMASITGSVRAGVQVAESAAKDVKRVHLELGGKAPVVVFEDADIAKAVEDISVAGYFNAGQDCTAATRVLVHASVHDEFVTALAKAAADTKTGQPDDEDVLYGPLNNANQLAQVSGFIDRLPAHAKVEAGGHRVGDRGYFYAPTVVSGLKQDDEIIQQEVFGPVITVQSFQDEAEALAHANGVEYALASSVWTKDHGRAMRMSKNLDFGCVWINTHIPLVAEMPHGGFKKSGYGKDLSAYGFEDYTRIKHVMTSLDG comes from the coding sequence GTGACCACCGAGCTGCGCCGGCTGCGTAACTACATCAACGGGGAGTTCCGGGACGCCGCTGACGGCCGGACCATCGACGTGGTCAACCCGGCCACCGGCGAGGTCTACGCGACCTCCCCGCTCTCGGGGCAGGCGGATGTCGACGCCGCCATGGAGGCCGCCGCCGCGGCGTTCCCCGCCTGGCGCGACACCACGCCTTCGGAGCGCCAGCGCGTACTGCTGAAGATCGCCGACGCCTTCGAGGAGCGGGCCGAGGACCTGATCGCGGCCGAGAGCGAGAACACCGGCAAGCCGCTCGGGCTGACCCGCAGCGAGGAAATCCCGCCGATGGTGGACCAGATCCGCTTCTTCGCGGGCGCCGCACGGCTCCTGGAGGGCCGCTCGGCCGGTGAGTACATGGAAGGGCTGACCTCCATCGTCCGGCGCGAGCCGGTCGGCGTCTGCGCCCAGGTCGCGCCGTGGAACTACCCGATGATGATGGCCGTGTGGAAGTTCGCCCCGGCGCTCGCCGCGGGCAACACCGTCGTCCTCAAGCCCTCCGACACCACGCCCGCCTCCACGGTGCTGATGGCCGAGATCATCGGGGCCGTCGCGCCCAAGGGCGTCTTCAACGTCGTCTGCGGCGACCGCGACACCGGCCGCACGATGGTCGAGCACAACGTGCCCGCGATGGCCTCCATCACGGGGTCGGTACGGGCCGGGGTGCAGGTCGCCGAGTCCGCGGCCAAGGACGTCAAGCGGGTCCATCTGGAGCTGGGCGGCAAGGCCCCCGTCGTCGTCTTCGAGGACGCGGACATCGCCAAGGCCGTCGAGGACATCTCGGTCGCGGGGTACTTCAACGCCGGGCAGGACTGTACGGCGGCCACCCGGGTGCTGGTCCACGCCTCGGTCCACGACGAGTTCGTCACGGCGCTCGCCAAGGCGGCAGCCGACACGAAGACCGGCCAGCCGGACGACGAGGACGTGCTGTACGGGCCGCTCAACAACGCCAATCAGCTGGCCCAGGTCAGCGGCTTCATCGACCGGCTGCCCGCACACGCCAAGGTCGAGGCCGGCGGCCACCGGGTCGGCGACCGGGGCTACTTCTACGCCCCGACCGTCGTGTCAGGCCTGAAGCAGGACGACGAGATCATCCAGCAGGAGGTCTTCGGCCCGGTCATCACCGTCCAGTCGTTCCAGGACGAGGCGGAGGCCCTCGCGCACGCCAACGGCGTGGAGTACGCGCTGGCTTCCTCGGTGTGGACCAAGGACCACGGCCGCGCCATGCGGATGTCCAAGAACCTCGACTTCGGCTGTGTGTGGATCAACACCCACATCCCGCTCGTCGCCGAGATGCCGCATGGCGGATT
- a CDS encoding Lrp/AsnC family transcriptional regulator, with protein MHSVGVASRSADSRNGNGTPPIDAVSLAIIEQLQQDGRRPYAAIGKAVGLSEAAVRQRVQKLQDQGVMQIVAVTDPLTVGFRRQAMVGITVEGDLDPVADALATMNEVDYVVMTAGSFDLMVEVVCEDDNHLLDLINKRIRALPGVRATESFVYLKLKKQTYQWGTR; from the coding sequence ATGCACAGTGTGGGCGTGGCCAGTCGCAGCGCAGATTCCAGAAACGGGAACGGCACCCCCCCGATCGACGCCGTCTCCCTGGCGATCATCGAACAGCTCCAGCAGGACGGCCGGCGGCCCTACGCCGCGATCGGGAAGGCCGTCGGCCTCTCCGAGGCGGCAGTCCGCCAGCGAGTGCAGAAACTCCAGGACCAGGGCGTCATGCAGATCGTCGCCGTCACCGACCCGCTCACCGTGGGGTTCCGGCGGCAGGCGATGGTCGGCATCACGGTCGAGGGCGACCTCGACCCGGTCGCCGACGCGCTGGCCACCATGAACGAGGTCGACTACGTGGTGATGACCGCGGGCTCCTTCGACCTCATGGTGGAGGTCGTCTGCGAGGACGACAACCACCTGCTCGATCTGATCAACAAGCGGATCCGCGCGCTCCCTGGCGTGCGGGCGACCGAGAGCTTCGTCTACCTCAAGCTGAAAAAACAGACCTACCAGTGGGGCACCCGATAG